Proteins encoded by one window of Phytohabitans houttuyneae:
- a CDS encoding glutamate-5-semialdehyde dehydrogenase, translated as MSVNEQARRAREAATALGTATRATKDAALLSMAEALMARTPEILTGNAADVDAAREGGLTAAMIDRLSLTEGRVAAMADALRQMAALPDPVGEVVRGSTLPNGLELRQIRVPFGVVGIVYEGRPNVTVDAAGICLKSGNAALLRGSSSAVHSNTALTAVLRDAVEAAGLPADAVQLLDATTRDSVKELMRARGLVDVLIPRGGASLIKAVVEESTVPVIETGVGNCHVYVDAAADLDKALAVVMNSKTQRLSTCNTAESLLVHAGVADAFLPRMLDAFAEAGVTVHGDPRVAAYSSAVVPATDEDFAAEYLSADISAAVVDSLQDAVRHIRRYGTQHTEAIVTESVAASREFVAHVDAAAVMVNASTRFTDGGEFGFGAEIGISTQKLHARGPMGLPELTSTKYVVTGDAHLRM; from the coding sequence ATGAGCGTCAACGAGCAGGCCCGGCGGGCCCGCGAGGCCGCCACCGCGCTGGGCACCGCCACACGGGCCACCAAGGACGCGGCGCTGCTGTCAATGGCTGAGGCGCTGATGGCCCGTACCCCGGAGATTCTGACCGGAAATGCCGCGGACGTGGATGCGGCCCGCGAAGGTGGCCTGACCGCGGCCATGATAGATCGTCTTTCCCTCACCGAGGGCCGGGTGGCCGCGATGGCGGACGCGCTGCGGCAGATGGCCGCCCTGCCCGACCCGGTCGGCGAGGTCGTGCGCGGCTCGACCCTGCCCAACGGCCTGGAGCTGCGGCAGATCCGCGTGCCGTTCGGCGTGGTCGGCATCGTCTACGAGGGCCGCCCCAACGTCACCGTCGACGCGGCCGGCATCTGCCTCAAGTCCGGCAACGCCGCCCTCCTGCGCGGCTCGTCCTCCGCGGTCCACTCCAACACCGCGCTGACCGCCGTCCTGCGCGACGCGGTCGAGGCCGCGGGCCTGCCCGCCGACGCCGTGCAGCTGCTCGACGCCACCACCCGCGACTCGGTCAAGGAGCTGATGCGCGCGCGGGGCCTTGTCGACGTCCTCATCCCCCGCGGCGGCGCCTCCTTGATCAAGGCGGTGGTCGAGGAGTCGACGGTGCCGGTCATCGAGACCGGCGTGGGCAACTGCCACGTGTACGTGGACGCGGCCGCCGACCTCGACAAGGCACTCGCCGTCGTGATGAACAGCAAGACCCAACGACTGTCCACATGCAACACCGCCGAGTCGCTCCTGGTGCACGCCGGCGTGGCGGACGCGTTCCTGCCGCGCATGCTCGACGCGTTCGCCGAGGCGGGCGTCACCGTGCACGGCGACCCCCGCGTGGCGGCCTACTCGTCCGCCGTCGTGCCCGCCACCGACGAGGACTTCGCCGCCGAATACCTCTCCGCGGACATCTCGGCCGCCGTCGTCGACTCACTCCAGGACGCGGTGCGGCACATCCGCCGGTACGGCACCCAGCACACCGAAGCCATCGTCACCGAGTCGGTGGCCGCCTCCCGCGAGTTCGTGGCCCACGTCGACGCGGCCGCGGTGATGGTCAACGCCTCGACCCGCTTCACGGACGGCGGCGAGTTCGGCTTCGGCGCCGAGATCGGCATCTCGACCCAGAAGCTGCACGCCCGCGGCCCGATGGGCCTTCCCGAGCTGACCTCCACCAAGTACGTCGTGACGGGCGACGCCCACCTGCGGATGTAG
- the proB gene encoding glutamate 5-kinase has translation MREAVTSARRVVVKIGSSSLTTATGGLDTARVDALADVLAGLCADGREVVLVSSGAIAAGLSPLAIPRRPRDLATQQAAASVGQGLLIGRYAASFDRHGLIVGQVLLTVDDVTRRAHYRNAYRTLRKLLDMRAVPIVNENDTVATEEIRFGDNDRLAALVAALVHADLLVLLSDVDALYTGDPARPDTRKITDVRGEADLAGITLGRAGKAGVGTGGMVTKVEAARIATGFGIPVVLTAAPLAPAALAGEEVGTLFHPVRQRPTARLFWLAHATSPRGRLHLDPGAVQAVVARRKSLLPAGITAVDGAFTAGDPVDLVDSSGAPVARGLVNYDAVELPSLLGRSTVELAAALGPGYEREVVHRDDLVLL, from the coding sequence GTGCGCGAAGCAGTCACCTCAGCGCGGCGGGTCGTCGTCAAGATCGGCTCGTCGTCGCTGACCACGGCCACCGGAGGCCTGGACACCGCGCGCGTCGACGCCCTCGCCGACGTGCTCGCCGGGCTCTGCGCCGACGGCCGCGAGGTCGTGCTCGTCTCCTCGGGCGCGATCGCCGCCGGCCTCTCCCCGCTCGCCATCCCGCGCCGACCGCGCGACCTGGCCACCCAGCAGGCGGCGGCCAGCGTGGGGCAGGGGCTGCTCATCGGGCGGTACGCCGCCAGCTTCGACCGCCACGGCCTCATCGTCGGCCAGGTCCTGCTGACCGTCGACGACGTGACCCGGCGCGCGCACTACCGCAACGCGTACCGCACGCTGCGCAAGCTCCTCGACATGCGGGCCGTCCCGATCGTCAACGAAAACGACACCGTCGCCACCGAGGAGATCCGCTTCGGCGACAACGACCGGCTGGCCGCGCTCGTCGCCGCGCTGGTACACGCCGACCTGCTTGTGCTCCTGTCCGACGTCGACGCGCTCTACACGGGCGACCCGGCGCGGCCGGACACCCGCAAGATCACTGATGTGCGCGGCGAGGCCGACCTGGCGGGCATCACGCTCGGCCGGGCCGGCAAGGCGGGCGTCGGCACCGGCGGCATGGTCACCAAGGTCGAGGCCGCGCGCATCGCCACCGGGTTCGGCATCCCGGTGGTGCTGACCGCCGCGCCACTCGCCCCCGCGGCGCTGGCCGGCGAGGAGGTGGGCACTCTCTTCCATCCGGTACGCCAGCGGCCCACCGCCCGCCTCTTCTGGCTGGCACACGCCACCTCCCCGCGCGGGCGGCTGCACCTGGACCCGGGAGCGGTGCAGGCGGTCGTGGCGCGGCGCAAGTCACTGCTGCCGGCCGGCATCACCGCTGTGGACGGCGCCTTCACCGCGGGCGACCCGGTCGACCTCGTCGACTCCTCCGGCGCCCCGGTGGCTCGCGGCCTTGTCAACTACGACGCGGTCGAGCTGCCGTCGCTGCTCGGTCGCTCCACTGTGGAGCTCGCTGCGGCGCTCGGCCCGGGGTACGAACGTGAAGTTGTCCACCGCGACGACCTGGTCCTGCTCTAG
- a CDS encoding MGMT family protein, translating into MSPEEYVEQVLALVERIPPGRVMSYGAIADYLADRSGRSSARLVGSIMARYGGPVPWHRVVNNAGRVVPGHELEAMARLIGEATPMRNGRVDMKKAAWSPDPTG; encoded by the coding sequence GTGAGCCCGGAGGAGTACGTCGAGCAGGTTCTCGCGCTCGTCGAGCGGATACCACCGGGGCGTGTGATGTCGTACGGGGCGATCGCCGACTACCTGGCCGACCGCTCCGGCCGCTCCTCCGCCCGGCTGGTGGGGTCGATCATGGCGCGGTACGGCGGCCCGGTCCCCTGGCACCGCGTCGTCAACAACGCCGGCCGCGTGGTGCCTGGGCACGAGCTGGAGGCGATGGCCCGCCTGATCGGCGAGGCCACCCCGATGCGCAACGGCCGTGTCGACATGAAGAAGGCTGCCTGGTCGCCCGACCCCACCGGTTGA
- a CDS encoding gamma-glutamyltransferase translates to MTIGVPTATKVAAPLRTEAKRVPAGVAAGHPATAEVGLRILAAGGSAADAAVAAVLATTTSESVLTGIGGGGFATYYDASTQTVTCLDFFCSNPGLDGDIVAGPMVPIEVYFGRVPQTYSIGGASVGVPGVPAGCGEVHRRWGRLPWHRVVEPAITLASSGVVLPAAQARTLISVAPALLPGEGAAIYAPAGELLQGGELLHHPGLDRALTILAEEGPATFYTGRLGRLMVDTVRAEGGALGPADLAAYRVLELEVGHALVGGAHVYARHDLNGTIDTLAALPADLATMSRPSRAVAVADALRTRGRQRLGDTTNISVVDHEGDACVITTTLGIGAGVWLPGFGINLNSMLGEGELMTPGLSPGGRVQSMMCPLVVVDDSGELVVAAGSAGASRIRTALVDTLLGVLVDGLDMPSAIARPRFHVVDNTVHAELGYPEDELQALETAGYEVTRWPNMDHYFGGVSAVGVAGAAGDPRRGGVGAVT, encoded by the coding sequence GTGACTATTGGTGTCCCGACGGCGACGAAGGTCGCCGCGCCGCTCCGGACGGAGGCGAAGCGCGTGCCCGCTGGCGTAGCCGCAGGTCATCCGGCCACTGCCGAGGTGGGGCTGCGCATTCTCGCCGCGGGCGGCTCGGCGGCCGACGCCGCGGTGGCGGCCGTGCTCGCCACTACGACCAGCGAGAGCGTCCTGACCGGGATCGGCGGGGGTGGCTTCGCCACGTACTACGACGCGTCGACACAGACCGTGACGTGTCTGGACTTCTTCTGCTCCAATCCGGGACTCGACGGGGACATCGTCGCGGGGCCGATGGTGCCGATCGAGGTGTACTTCGGCCGCGTGCCACAGACGTACTCCATCGGCGGCGCCAGCGTCGGCGTGCCCGGCGTGCCGGCCGGCTGCGGCGAGGTGCACCGGCGCTGGGGCCGGCTGCCCTGGCACCGCGTCGTCGAGCCGGCGATCACGCTGGCCAGCAGCGGGGTGGTACTGCCCGCCGCGCAGGCCCGCACCCTGATCTCGGTCGCGCCCGCGCTGCTGCCCGGCGAAGGCGCCGCGATCTACGCGCCCGCCGGCGAGCTGCTGCAGGGCGGCGAGCTGCTGCACCACCCCGGCCTCGACCGCGCGCTCACCATCCTCGCCGAGGAGGGCCCGGCGACCTTCTACACCGGCCGCCTCGGGCGCCTGATGGTCGACACCGTGCGAGCGGAGGGCGGCGCGCTCGGCCCGGCCGACCTCGCGGCGTACCGGGTGCTGGAGCTCGAGGTGGGTCACGCGCTGGTCGGCGGCGCCCACGTGTACGCCCGGCACGACCTCAACGGCACCATCGACACGCTCGCCGCGCTCCCCGCCGACCTGGCCACCATGTCACGCCCGTCGCGGGCCGTCGCCGTGGCGGACGCGCTGCGCACCCGTGGCCGCCAGCGGCTCGGCGACACCACGAACATCTCGGTGGTCGACCACGAGGGCGACGCCTGCGTGATCACCACCACGCTCGGCATCGGGGCCGGCGTGTGGCTGCCCGGCTTCGGCATCAACCTCAACTCGATGCTCGGCGAGGGCGAGCTGATGACGCCCGGCCTCTCACCCGGCGGCCGCGTCCAGTCGATGATGTGCCCGCTCGTGGTGGTCGACGACAGCGGCGAGCTGGTGGTCGCCGCAGGTTCGGCCGGTGCCTCGCGCATCCGTACCGCGCTCGTCGACACCCTCCTCGGCGTGCTGGTCGACGGCCTCGACATGCCGTCCGCAATCGCCCGCCCACGCTTTCACGTCGTGGACAACACCGTGCACGCCGAGCTCGGCTACCCCGAAGACGAGCTGCAAGCGCTGGAGACAGCCGGCTACGAGGTAACCCGCTGGCCCAACATGGACCACTACTTCGGCGGCGTCAGCGCGGTAGGCGTAGCGGGAGCAGCCGGCGACCCCAGACGCGGCGGCGTAGGCGCAGTCACCTAG
- a CDS encoding MFS transporter, whose amino-acid sequence MNDALPRRVHAGYASGSLATGTFGTVPGLLLLPYLTDTMGVAAGVAGLLVLVPKAWDVLVNPVAGRISDRWGGRRPYLLGGGFALAVLFAAIFAAPAGTGAGAAAYVAVAFLATATAFAFFQVPYVAMPAEITDGYTERTRLMTWRVAFLALAILISGAVAPLVVSAGGDGIPGHRWMGLFCGALIVVGAVGAYVGTRGVSTSAARESEPSLRAQLRVAAGNRPFRLLLLCFVVQAAGIGTMLAGVKYFADHVIERPDDGPTVLFACFVGPALLVMPVWRRVGARVGKRRAFVWASLIFAVGALALVAAPALPPVAVYLLVAAVGCGYAGEQVFALSMLPDCIAYDTTRTGRRQAGVFTGLWTAGETLGLALGPGIYAVVLQISGYVSSDSGDAAVQDGTARLGVLLGFTVLPAVVVGAAVLLMRGYDLDEQRLYRGAIASEHRRER is encoded by the coding sequence ATGAACGACGCGTTGCCACGCAGGGTGCACGCCGGGTACGCGTCGGGCTCGTTGGCGACCGGCACCTTCGGCACGGTGCCGGGGCTGCTGTTACTTCCGTACCTCACGGACACGATGGGCGTCGCCGCAGGGGTGGCCGGCCTTCTTGTGCTGGTACCCAAAGCGTGGGACGTGCTCGTCAACCCCGTCGCCGGACGGATATCCGACAGGTGGGGCGGGCGTCGGCCGTACCTCCTCGGTGGTGGTTTCGCCCTTGCCGTGCTCTTCGCGGCGATCTTCGCCGCGCCCGCCGGGACCGGCGCGGGCGCCGCGGCCTATGTGGCGGTGGCGTTCCTGGCGACCGCGACGGCGTTCGCGTTCTTCCAGGTGCCGTACGTGGCGATGCCCGCGGAGATCACCGACGGGTACACCGAGCGGACCCGCCTGATGACGTGGCGGGTGGCGTTCCTCGCGCTGGCGATCCTCATCTCCGGCGCGGTGGCGCCGCTGGTGGTGAGCGCGGGCGGCGACGGCATACCCGGACACCGGTGGATGGGGCTCTTCTGCGGCGCCTTGATCGTGGTCGGCGCGGTGGGCGCGTACGTCGGCACCCGCGGCGTTTCCACCAGCGCGGCGCGGGAGAGCGAGCCGAGCCTGCGCGCCCAGTTGCGGGTGGCGGCGGGCAACCGGCCGTTCCGGCTGCTGCTGCTCTGTTTCGTGGTCCAGGCGGCGGGGATCGGCACGATGCTCGCCGGCGTGAAGTACTTCGCCGACCACGTGATCGAACGGCCGGACGACGGGCCGACCGTGCTCTTCGCCTGCTTCGTCGGGCCGGCGTTGCTGGTGATGCCGGTGTGGCGGCGGGTGGGGGCGCGGGTCGGCAAGCGGCGCGCGTTCGTGTGGGCGTCACTGATCTTCGCGGTGGGCGCGCTCGCGCTGGTGGCCGCGCCCGCGCTGCCGCCGGTCGCGGTCTACCTGCTGGTCGCCGCGGTCGGCTGCGGGTACGCCGGCGAGCAGGTCTTCGCGCTGTCGATGCTGCCGGACTGCATCGCGTACGACACCACGCGCACCGGCCGCCGCCAGGCCGGCGTCTTCACCGGGCTGTGGACGGCCGGCGAGACGCTCGGCCTCGCGCTGGGACCCGGGATCTACGCGGTGGTCCTCCAGATCTCCGGGTACGTCTCCTCGGACAGCGGCGACGCGGCGGTGCAGGACGGCACCGCACGGCTGGGCGTGCTGCTCGGCTTCACGGTGCTCCCCGCGGTCGTGGTCGGCGCGGCGGTCCTGCTGATGCGCGGATACGACCTGGACGAGCAGCGTCTGTATCGCGGGGCGATAGCGAGTGAGCATCGTAGGGAGCGCTAG
- a CDS encoding pyridoxal phosphate-dependent decarboxylase family protein, translating to MSLPKDGLPAEQVLDEIRALRAADRPTHGGRLFAYVYDPGLDGLDELAMAAYALSAHVNGLDPTAFPSLLAMENTLVGAAAVLLDGPEGVVGNVTSGGTESLMLAVKAARDGAPGVQRPRMVAPVTAHAAFAKAAHYLGVTLDLVPVSPQTLRPAAADVAAAVGPETVLVACSAPSYAHGVVDPVDEIAAAAAAAGVRCHVDACFGGWTLPYLRRLGVEVPPFDFSVPGVTSISVDLHKYAYTPKGVSVLLHRDAQLRRPQYFAYAGWPGYTMVNPVISSTRSGGPIAAAYAVLRHIGDSGYLALASRTLEAVRGLADAVSAVDGLRLVAPPSSTVVCFTADAFDVFVLADELASRGWHTQPQFAFDGVPPSIHLSVTASVAPRVAEFGPDLAASAAAARAAGPVSLPEVSLDRPLPELLAALGFGAGLPERMAPVNALLNAVPPHMREALLVDFLGYLQRPNGE from the coding sequence ATGTCGTTGCCGAAGGACGGCCTGCCAGCTGAGCAGGTGCTCGACGAGATCCGCGCGCTGCGCGCCGCCGACCGCCCCACGCACGGCGGGCGCCTGTTCGCGTACGTGTACGACCCGGGGCTCGACGGCCTCGACGAGCTGGCCATGGCCGCGTACGCCCTCTCCGCGCACGTCAACGGCCTCGACCCGACCGCGTTCCCGTCGCTGCTGGCGATGGAGAACACGCTGGTCGGCGCCGCCGCCGTGCTCCTTGACGGGCCCGAGGGCGTCGTCGGCAACGTGACCAGCGGCGGTACCGAGTCGCTGATGCTGGCGGTCAAGGCGGCGCGCGACGGCGCGCCCGGCGTGCAGCGGCCGCGCATGGTCGCGCCGGTGACCGCGCACGCCGCGTTCGCGAAGGCGGCGCACTACCTGGGTGTGACGCTCGACCTTGTACCCGTGTCGCCGCAGACCCTGCGCCCGGCGGCGGCCGACGTGGCCGCGGCGGTCGGGCCGGAGACGGTGCTGGTGGCCTGCTCGGCCCCGTCGTACGCGCACGGCGTCGTCGACCCGGTGGACGAGATCGCGGCCGCGGCCGCGGCGGCCGGCGTGCGGTGCCACGTGGACGCCTGCTTCGGCGGGTGGACGCTGCCCTACCTGCGGCGGCTGGGCGTGGAGGTGCCGCCGTTCGACTTCTCGGTGCCCGGGGTCACGTCGATCTCGGTGGACCTGCACAAGTACGCGTACACCCCGAAGGGCGTCTCGGTCCTGCTGCACCGCGACGCGCAGCTGCGGCGGCCGCAGTACTTCGCCTACGCCGGCTGGCCCGGCTACACGATGGTCAACCCGGTGATCTCGTCGACCCGCTCGGGTGGACCGATCGCCGCGGCGTACGCGGTGCTGCGCCACATCGGCGACAGCGGCTACCTCGCGCTCGCCTCCCGCACGCTGGAGGCGGTGCGTGGCCTGGCCGACGCGGTGTCCGCTGTGGACGGGCTGCGCCTCGTCGCGCCACCTTCGTCCACTGTGGTGTGCTTCACGGCCGACGCGTTCGACGTCTTCGTACTCGCCGACGAGCTGGCCTCGCGGGGTTGGCACACGCAGCCACAGTTCGCGTTCGACGGGGTGCCGCCGAGCATCCACCTGAGCGTGACGGCGTCGGTGGCGCCACGGGTGGCCGAGTTCGGCCCCGACCTGGCCGCCTCCGCCGCGGCGGCCCGCGCGGCCGGTCCCGTGTCGCTGCCGGAGGTGTCACTGGACCGCCCGCTGCCCGAGCTGCTCGCCGCACTCGGCTTCGGCGCCGGCCTGCCCGAGCGGATGGCACCGGTGAACGCGCTGCTCAACGCCGTACCGCCACACATGCGCGAGGCCCTGCTCGTCGACTTCCTCGGCTATCTACAGCGCCCGAACGGGGAGTAG
- a CDS encoding SigE family RNA polymerase sigma factor → MTEIDFDDFYHAHFRVLTVQLCAYTGDLAQAQDLAQEAFCRAYARWSKVVQYDDPVAWVRRVAWNLAASRWRRLRTARAYLRRQREEHVPGPGPDRVMLTAALAKLPENQRRAVVMHHLADMTVAEIARQEGVAEGTVKSWLHRGRTTLATLLRERNEQPEESRD, encoded by the coding sequence ATGACCGAGATCGATTTTGACGACTTCTACCATGCGCACTTCAGGGTGCTCACCGTCCAGCTGTGTGCGTACACCGGCGATCTCGCCCAGGCGCAGGACCTCGCGCAGGAGGCGTTCTGCCGCGCGTACGCGCGGTGGAGCAAAGTGGTCCAGTACGACGATCCGGTGGCATGGGTCCGCCGCGTCGCGTGGAACCTCGCGGCCAGCCGGTGGCGGCGGCTACGGACCGCGCGGGCGTACCTGCGGCGGCAGCGCGAGGAGCACGTCCCGGGACCCGGCCCCGACCGCGTGATGCTGACGGCCGCGCTGGCGAAGCTCCCCGAAAACCAGCGGCGCGCGGTGGTGATGCACCACCTGGCCGACATGACCGTGGCTGAGATCGCCCGCCAGGAGGGTGTGGCCGAGGGGACCGTGAAGTCCTGGCTGCACCGAGGCCGTACAACGCTCGCGACCCTGCTGCGGGAGCGCAACGAGCAGCCGGAGGAAAGCCGTGACTGA
- a CDS encoding squalene--hopene cyclase, with translation MDGAIGFVVAHGDAVDRARLSYLRTGAVPSEDILTTAEIGQAPDGGWPARWAAEIASIDATCFRLAELDDLGALGRPAARRGLDWLASRQHNSMWEEDDSLAGEAPSWAKPGDPEARLYLTANAAFWLSVSDLDAGWGGGRYGAQLRPAAQAIAAHIGEDGSWKSFLVSAWLSAAVLNRQDMFYESARIQIMLGERLSKMSPADVAAMASALRRVGVAVDDWLLTAARRRLAETQRSDGGWPSDDGSAFDVHTTLAAIRATR, from the coding sequence ATGGACGGAGCGATCGGGTTCGTGGTGGCCCACGGGGACGCCGTGGATCGTGCCCGACTGTCCTACCTGCGCACCGGCGCGGTGCCCAGCGAAGACATCCTCACCACCGCGGAGATCGGCCAGGCGCCCGACGGCGGCTGGCCGGCCCGCTGGGCCGCCGAGATCGCGTCGATTGACGCCACCTGCTTCCGCTTGGCCGAGCTCGACGACCTCGGCGCACTCGGCCGGCCGGCGGCGCGGCGCGGGCTGGACTGGCTGGCGAGCCGCCAGCACAACAGCATGTGGGAGGAAGACGACTCGCTGGCCGGCGAGGCACCGTCCTGGGCCAAGCCCGGCGACCCGGAGGCCAGGCTCTACCTGACCGCCAACGCCGCCTTCTGGCTGTCGGTGTCCGACCTGGACGCCGGCTGGGGCGGCGGTCGGTACGGCGCACAGCTCCGCCCCGCCGCCCAGGCCATCGCGGCGCACATCGGCGAGGACGGCTCGTGGAAGTCCTTTCTGGTCAGCGCGTGGCTGAGCGCCGCGGTGCTCAACCGGCAGGACATGTTCTACGAGTCCGCGCGCATCCAGATCATGCTCGGCGAGCGCCTGAGCAAAATGAGTCCGGCTGACGTGGCCGCGATGGCGTCCGCGCTGCGCCGCGTCGGTGTCGCCGTGGACGACTGGCTGCTCACCGCCGCCCGGCGCCGGCTGGCCGAGACCCAACGCAGCGACGGCGGCTGGCCCAGCGACGACGGCTCAGCCTTCGACGTGCACACGACACTCGCCGCCATCCGCGCCACCCGCTGA
- the moeZ gene encoding adenylyltransferase/sulfurtransferase MoeZ — translation MSLPPLVEPAAELSVDEIRRYSRHLIIPDVAMDGQKRLKNAKVLCVGAGGLGSPALMYLAAAGVGTLGIIDFDTVDESNLQRQIIHGQSDIGRPKAESAAESVREINPYVNVVIHNTSLDRDNVREIFSQYDLIVDGTDNFATRYMVNDAAVLLGKPYVWGSIYRFDGQASVFWAEHGPCYRCLYPEPPPPGMVPSCAEGGVLGVLCASIGSIQVTEAIKVLTGVGDPLVGGLMVYDALEMSYRKIRVRKDPNCALCGENPTVTDLLEDYEDFCGAVSVEAQEAAIDSTITARELKDWQDSGKDVFVVDVREPAEYEIVRIPGATLIPKGEILSGEALSRFPQDRQIVLHCKSGVRSAEALAALKAAGFKDAVHVQGGVLSWIKQVDPSLPAY, via the coding sequence CCGAGCTGTCCGTCGACGAGATCCGCCGCTACTCACGCCACCTGATCATCCCGGACGTCGCGATGGACGGGCAAAAGCGGCTGAAGAACGCGAAGGTGCTGTGTGTGGGCGCCGGTGGCCTCGGTTCGCCCGCGTTGATGTACCTCGCCGCGGCCGGTGTGGGCACGCTCGGCATCATCGACTTCGACACCGTCGACGAGTCCAACCTGCAGCGCCAGATCATCCACGGCCAGTCGGACATCGGCCGTCCCAAGGCGGAGTCCGCGGCGGAGTCGGTGCGGGAGATCAACCCGTACGTCAACGTGGTCATCCACAACACGTCGCTCGACCGGGACAACGTGCGGGAGATCTTCTCGCAGTACGACCTGATCGTCGACGGCACCGACAACTTCGCCACCCGCTACATGGTCAACGACGCGGCTGTGCTGCTCGGCAAGCCGTACGTGTGGGGCTCGATCTACCGCTTCGACGGTCAGGCGTCGGTCTTCTGGGCCGAGCACGGCCCCTGCTACCGCTGCCTCTACCCGGAGCCCCCGCCGCCCGGCATGGTGCCGTCCTGCGCCGAGGGTGGCGTGCTCGGCGTGCTGTGCGCGTCGATCGGCTCCATCCAGGTCACCGAGGCGATCAAGGTGCTGACCGGCGTGGGCGACCCGCTGGTGGGCGGCCTTATGGTCTACGACGCGCTCGAGATGTCGTACCGGAAGATCCGGGTCCGCAAGGACCCCAACTGCGCGCTCTGCGGGGAAAACCCGACGGTCACCGACCTGCTGGAAGACTACGAGGACTTCTGCGGCGCGGTGTCGGTTGAGGCCCAGGAGGCGGCGATCGACTCCACGATCACGGCCCGCGAGCTGAAGGACTGGCAGGACTCCGGCAAGGACGTCTTCGTGGTCGATGTGCGCGAGCCCGCGGAGTACGAGATCGTGCGCATCCCCGGTGCCACGCTGATCCCCAAGGGCGAGATCCTGTCCGGCGAGGCGCTGTCCCGCTTCCCGCAGGACCGCCAGATCGTGCTGCACTGCAAGTCCGGCGTCCGCTCGGCCGAGGCGCTGGCCGCGCTCAAGGCGGCGGGCTTCAAGGACGCGGTGCACGTGCAGGGCGGCGTGCTCTCCTGGATCAAGCAGGTGGACCCCTCGCTACCCGCCTACTGA